In Apium graveolens cultivar Ventura chromosome 10, ASM990537v1, whole genome shotgun sequence, the following are encoded in one genomic region:
- the LOC141692746 gene encoding gibberellin 20 oxidase 1-like, with translation MATSQSSMSQHFQQSSYQINNHHSHRVVFDASVIQNETNIPKEFIWPDHEQPSLRTQELKVPLIDLGSFLSGDPLAAKESCNLIGQACQEHGFFMVVNHGVDTALIADAHKFMNLFFDLPLYEKQKAQRKLGENFGYTSSFTGRFASKLPWKETFSFQYCADQKTSSTMVEDYFRSKLGQDFVKLGKVYQDYSHAMSALSLNIMELLGISLSVNRYHLKNFFEDHDSIVRLNYYPPCQKPELTLGTGPHSDPTSLTILHQDHVAGLEVLIENQWRCIRPNTSAFVVNIGDTLMAMTNGRYKSCLHRAVVNSNTARKSIAFFLCPKKDKMVIPPAELVDQEKSRLYPNFTWSDLLEFTQKHYRADMNTLDAFCTWLLANNNRE, from the exons ATGGCCACTTCTCAATCATCCATGTCTCAACATTTCCAACAGTCTTCCTATCAAATCAATAATCATCATTCTCATAGGGTAGTATTTGATGCCTCAGTTATTCAAAATGAAACAAACATACCCAAAGAGTTTATCTGGCCTGACCATGAGCAACCATCTTTAAGAACTCAAGAACTAAAGGTCCCTCTCATCGACTTAGGTTCCTTCCTTTCTGGTGATCCTCTGGCCGCCAAGGAATCATGTAATCTCATCGGCCAAGCTTGTCAAGAGCATGGATTTTTTATGGTGGTTAATCACGGAGTCGATACAGCTTTGATAGCTGATGCTCATAAATTTATGAATCTGTTTTTCGACCTTCCCCTTTATGAAAAACAGAAAGCTCAAAGAAAACTAGGTGAAAACTTTGGTTATACTAGTAGCTTTACCGGAAGGTTTGCCTCCAAGTTGCCATGGAAGGAAACATTTTCATTTCAATACTGTGCTGATCAGAAGACCTCGTCCACCATGGTTGAAGATTATTTTAGAAGCAAACTGGGACAAGATTTTGTGAAACTCGG GAAAGTATATCAAGATTATAGCCATGCCATGAGTGCACTTTCTCTCAATATTATGGAGTTACTTGGAATCAGCCTCAGTGTAAACCGATATCACTTGAAGAATTTCTTTGAGGATCATGATTCCATAGTGAGACTTAATTATTATCCACCCTGTCAGAAACCAGAGCTGACTTTAGGAACTGGACCTCAttctgatccaacttctttaacCATCCTTCACCAAGATCATGTTGCTGGGCTTGAAGTGTTAATAGAGAATCAGTGGCGGTGCATTCGTCCTAACACCAGTGCCTTTGTTGTTAACATAGGCGACACTTTGATG GCTATGACGAACGGAAGATACAAAAGTTGTTTGCACAGAGCAGTAGTAAACAGCAACACTGCTAGGAAATCAATTGCTTTCTTTCTGTGTCCGAAGAAAGATAAGATGGTGATCCCACCAGCGGAGTTGGTGGACCAAGAAAAGTCTAGACTATATCCGAATTTCACCTGGTCAGACCTACTCGAGTTTACACAGAAGCACTACAGAGCTGACATGAACACTCTTGATGCTTTCTGTACTTGGCTACTTGCCAACAACAACAGAGAATAG
- the LOC141689971 gene encoding 4-hydroxy-tetrahydrodipicolinate synthase, chloroplastic-like isoform X1, which yields MAMKLLDLNTRQGHRECLFGGRAEDDDDAAIGFFFSLAVTLPRFDLEAYDALVNMQIEHGVEGVILGGTTGEVQLMSWDEHIMLIGHTVNCFGGSIKVIGDTGNNSTREAIHATKQGFAVGMHAALHINLNRNMYTN from the exons ATGGCTATGAAGTTACTGGATTTGAATACAAGACAGGGTCATAGAGAATG CCTTTTTGGTGGTCGAGCAGAAGATGATGATGATGCCGCCATTGGCTTCTTCTTTTCTTTAGCTGTTACACTGCCGAG ATTTGATCTCGAGGCATATGATGCTCTGGTGAACATGCAGATCGAACATGGGGTTGAAGGTGTCATACTTGGTGGAACTACTGGTGAAGTCCAGTTGATGAGTTGGGATGAACATATCATGCTAATTGGTCATACGGTCAACTGTTTTGGTGGATCAATTAAGGTTATTGGTGATACTGGAAATAACTCAACTAGGGAAGCTATTCATGCCACTAAGCAGGGTTTTGCAGTTGGAATGCATGCAGCTCTGCACATTAATCTAAATAGGAATATGTATACAAATTAG
- the LOC141689971 gene encoding 4-hydroxy-tetrahydrodipicolinate synthase, chloroplastic-like isoform X2: MVEDDDDAAIGFFFSLAVTLPRFDLEAYDALVNMQIEHGVEGVILGGTTGEVQLMSWDEHIMLIGHTVNCFGGSIKVIGDTGNNSTREAIHATKQGFAVGMHAALHINLNRNMYTN, encoded by the exons ATGGTTG AAGATGATGATGATGCCGCCATTGGCTTCTTCTTTTCTTTAGCTGTTACACTGCCGAG ATTTGATCTCGAGGCATATGATGCTCTGGTGAACATGCAGATCGAACATGGGGTTGAAGGTGTCATACTTGGTGGAACTACTGGTGAAGTCCAGTTGATGAGTTGGGATGAACATATCATGCTAATTGGTCATACGGTCAACTGTTTTGGTGGATCAATTAAGGTTATTGGTGATACTGGAAATAACTCAACTAGGGAAGCTATTCATGCCACTAAGCAGGGTTTTGCAGTTGGAATGCATGCAGCTCTGCACATTAATCTAAATAGGAATATGTATACAAATTAG